The following coding sequences are from one Lycium ferocissimum isolate CSIRO_LF1 chromosome 3, AGI_CSIRO_Lferr_CH_V1, whole genome shotgun sequence window:
- the LOC132050217 gene encoding ATG8-interacting protein 2-like isoform X1, with the protein MDIESTELHDWELLHPNSSSDSELDLNSPKNHVETEGLIQTNYFSIDTPFVAYGSEKGSEESDNLSWVEPGTLPRKNSGGFLSGSVTEKSEFEGGNDVGVLENPKVQVGFGGIDENEVKFDGIAQVGVVDNSKLQMGFAGNEEMDKTEVGFGGIEDIGSDNGKNYEEYLSDTSEIVKFGDVEEVCVEEKERDEVVEVTSEGGEEKRSLVWWKVPLELLKYCVFRVRPMWAFSVAAAVMGFVILGRRLHKMKKKTKGLELKVTVDDKKVSQFMSRAARLNEAFSVVKRVPVIRPQLPAPGVSAWPVVSLR; encoded by the exons ATGGATATCGAGTCCACCGAGCTCCATGACTGGGAACTGCTTCACCCCAACTCATCTTCAGATTCCGAGCTCGATCTCAACTCACCCAAAAACCATGTTGAAACAGAGGGTCTTATTCAAACCAATTATTTCTCCATAGATACTCCTTTTGTTGCTTATGGTAGTGAAAAGGGCTCTGAGGAATCCGATAATTTGAGTTGGGTTGAACCCGGCACGCTTCCCAGGAAGAATTCGGGTGGGTTCTTGTCCGGTTCTGTTACTGAAAAATCTGAATTTGAGGGGGGAAATGATGTTGGTGTGCTCGAAAACCCCAAAGTACAAGTGGGTTTTGGaggaattgatgaaaatgaagtgAAATTTGACGGTATAGCCCAGGTGGGTGTTGTGGATAACTCAAAATTACAAATGGGTTTTGCTGGAAACGAAGAGATGGATAAAACCGAGGTGGGTTTTGGAGGAATTGAAGATATAGGTAGTGATAATGGGAAAAATTATGAGGAATATTTGTCTGATACTAgcgaaattgtgaaatttggggATGTTGAAGAGGTTTGTGTGGAAGAAAAGGAGAGGGATGAAGTAGTAGAAGTTACTAGTGAAGGAGGGGAGGAGAAGAGGAGTTTGGTGTGGTGGAAGGTACCATTGGAGCTTCTCAAGTATTGTGTGTTTAGAGTTAGGCCTATGTGGGCTTTCTCTGTAGCTGCTGCTGTCATGGGGTTTGTTATATTAGGTCGTAGATTGcataaaatgaagaagaagaccaaGGGTTTGGAGCTCAAAGTTACTGTCGATGATAAG AAGGTATCTCAATTCATGAGCCGTGCTGCACGCCTTAATGAAGCATTTTCTGTTGTGAAGCGGGTTCCTGTGATTCGGCCTCAGCTGCCAGCACCTGGAGTTTCAGCATGGCCTGTCGTGAGTTTGAGATAG
- the LOC132051116 gene encoding LOB domain-containing protein 24-like, translating into MTNSTRCAACKQLRRRCPSDCIFLPYFPPYNPQRFSYVHRIYGASNVGKMLQQVEEHERGNVADSLYYEAYCRIEDPIYGCVGIITVLHEEIYHLQYQLAKIQAQIDLLKAHPPLQGLEYSANLLADQNGVYASSPSSFGPSIHCLY; encoded by the exons ATGACTAATTCCACTCGTTGTGCAGCTTGCAAACAATTAAGAAGAAGATGCCCTTCGGATTGTATCTTTTTGCCATATTTTCCACCATATAATCCACAAAGATTTTCTTATGTTCATAGAATCTATGGTGCTAGCAATGTTGGAAAGATGCTCCAG CAAGTGGAAGAGCATGAACGAGGGAATGTAGCAGACTCATTGTACTATGAGGCATATTGCCGAATAGAGGATCCAATTTATGGTTGTGTTGGGATCATTACTGTTTTACATGAAGAAATCTaccacttacaataccaattggCTAAAATACAAGCTCAAATTGACTTGCTCAAAGCTCACCCGCCACTTCAAGGACTTGAATATTCAGCCAACTTATTGGCTGATCAAAATGGGGTTTATGCTTCGTCACCCTCATCATTTGGTCCTTCAATCCATTGTCTTTACTAG
- the LOC132050217 gene encoding uncharacterized protein LOC132050217 isoform X2, giving the protein MDIESTELHDWELLHPNSSSDSELDLNSPKNHVETEGLIQTNYFSIDTPFVAYGSEKGSEESDNLSWVEPGTLPRKNSGGFLSGSVTEKSEFEGGNDVGVLENPKVQVGFGGIDENEVKFDGIAQVGVVDNSKLQMGFAGNEEMDKTEVGFGGIEDIGSDNGKNYEEYLSDTSEIVKFGDVEEVCVEEKERDEVVEVTSEGGEEKRSLVWWKVPLELLKYCVFRVRPMWAFSVAAAVMGFVILGRRLHKMKKKTKGLELKVTVDDKVSQFMSRAARLNEAFSVVKRVPVIRPQLPAPGVSAWPVVSLR; this is encoded by the exons ATGGATATCGAGTCCACCGAGCTCCATGACTGGGAACTGCTTCACCCCAACTCATCTTCAGATTCCGAGCTCGATCTCAACTCACCCAAAAACCATGTTGAAACAGAGGGTCTTATTCAAACCAATTATTTCTCCATAGATACTCCTTTTGTTGCTTATGGTAGTGAAAAGGGCTCTGAGGAATCCGATAATTTGAGTTGGGTTGAACCCGGCACGCTTCCCAGGAAGAATTCGGGTGGGTTCTTGTCCGGTTCTGTTACTGAAAAATCTGAATTTGAGGGGGGAAATGATGTTGGTGTGCTCGAAAACCCCAAAGTACAAGTGGGTTTTGGaggaattgatgaaaatgaagtgAAATTTGACGGTATAGCCCAGGTGGGTGTTGTGGATAACTCAAAATTACAAATGGGTTTTGCTGGAAACGAAGAGATGGATAAAACCGAGGTGGGTTTTGGAGGAATTGAAGATATAGGTAGTGATAATGGGAAAAATTATGAGGAATATTTGTCTGATACTAgcgaaattgtgaaatttggggATGTTGAAGAGGTTTGTGTGGAAGAAAAGGAGAGGGATGAAGTAGTAGAAGTTACTAGTGAAGGAGGGGAGGAGAAGAGGAGTTTGGTGTGGTGGAAGGTACCATTGGAGCTTCTCAAGTATTGTGTGTTTAGAGTTAGGCCTATGTGGGCTTTCTCTGTAGCTGCTGCTGTCATGGGGTTTGTTATATTAGGTCGTAGATTGcataaaatgaagaagaagaccaaGGGTTTGGAGCTCAAAGTTACTGTCGATGATAAG GTATCTCAATTCATGAGCCGTGCTGCACGCCTTAATGAAGCATTTTCTGTTGTGAAGCGGGTTCCTGTGATTCGGCCTCAGCTGCCAGCACCTGGAGTTTCAGCATGGCCTGTCGTGAGTTTGAGATAG